A stretch of Columba livia isolate bColLiv1 breed racing homer unplaced genomic scaffold, bColLiv1.pat.W.v2 Scaffold_195, whole genome shotgun sequence DNA encodes these proteins:
- the LOC135577938 gene encoding olfactory receptor 14J1-like — MSNSSSITQFLLLPFADTRELQLLHFWLFLGIYLAALLGNGLIITTIAWDQHLHTPMYFFLLNLALLDLGSISTIVLKSMANSLWDTRAISYSGCAAQVFLSLFLISAEFYLLTIMSYDRYVAICKPLHHGTLLGSRACVHMAAAAWATGFLNSLLQTANTFSLPLCKGNALGQFFCEIPQILKLSCSHSYLRELGLLLVSACVAFMCFVFIVVSYVQIFRAVLRIPSEQGRHKAFSTCLPHLAVVSLFLSTAVFAYLKPPSISSPSLDLVVSVLYSVVPPAVNPLIYSMRNQQLKDALKKLLQSVFQQQ, encoded by the coding sequence atgtccaacagcagctccatcacccagttcctcctcctgccgttcgcagacacacgggagctgcagctcttgcacttctggctcttcctgggcatctacctggctgccctcctgggcaacggcctcatcatcaccaccatagcctgggaccagcacctccacacccccatgtacttcttcctgctcaacctcgccctcctcgacctgggctccatctccaccattgtcctcAAGTCCATGGcaaattccctctgggacaccagagCCATTTCCTATTCAGGTTGTGCTGCGCAggtatttctgtctttgtttctcatttcagcagagttttaccttctcaccatcatgtcgtacgaccgctacgttgccatctgcaaacccctgcaccacgggaccctcctgggcagcagagcttgtgtccacatggcagcagctgcctgggccactgggtttctcaattctctgctgcaaacagccaatacattttcactgcccctgtgcaagggcaatgccctgggccagttcttctgtgaaatcccccagatcctcaagctctcctgctcacactcctacctcagggaacttgggcttcttctGGTCAGTGCCTGTGTagcttttatgtgttttgtgttcattgtggtgtcctatgtgcagatcttcagggctgtgctgaggatcccctctgagcagggacggcacaaagccttttccacctgcctccctcacctggccgtggtctccctgttcctcagcactgccgTGTTTGCCTACTTGAAGCCCccttccatctcctccccatccctggatctggtggtgtctgttctgtactcagtggtgcctccagcagtgaaccccctcatctacagcatgaggaaccagcaGCTCAAGGATGCACTGAAGAAGCTGCTTCAATCCGTCTTTCAGCAGCAATAA